In the Streptomyces sp. WMMC940 genome, AGGACAAGGCCAAGGACGACGCCACCGAGGAGGACACCTCCAAGGACGACTCGACCAAGGACGACGCCACCGAGGAAGAGACCTCCAAGGACGACGCCACCGAGGACGAGAACGTCGACGAGGAGCCGGGCGGCGACGAGGAGTTCCTGCCGTACTGCGAGGAGGTCGACGAGAACTTCGAGGAGAAGGCTCTCGACGTCCAGATCTCCGGACTGCCCGGCAAGATCGTCGCGGGCAGCGCCCCCGAGGAGTTCAACCTCACCATCACGAACAGGTCGGAGGCCGACCTCAAGCAGGTCGCGTTCTACGCCGAGGTCGAGAACTACGAGTACGAGGACGAGGACAAGTTCCTCAGCAAGTACGTCGACCTGGAGTTCAAGCTTCCCGGCACCAACGAGTGGATCGGCATCGGGGACGAGGAGTGGGCCGGCGACTACTTCTGGGGCGTCGAGACCATGAAGTCCCAGGACTTCGTGAAGATCGACCTGCGCCTCGCCATCGACAAGAACGCTCCGGCCGGCGACAGCTACTCCTTCGGCTCGGGCGGTTACCTCGGTGACGTCAAGGGCCAGGAGTGCATCGCCGAGAACGCGGGCCAGGTCGTGGACTTCGTCGTCCTGAAGCCGGGCTCCTCCAACGAGGACCCGGGCGAGGCCAAGCCGGGCGACCAGAAGCCCGGGGACAAGGGCCCCGACATCAAGCCGCAGGGTGACATCAAGGAGATCCCCGTCACCGGCAGCCTGGCCGAGACCGGTTCCTCCTCCGTGCTCCCGGCCATCGGCATCGCCGGCGGGGTCGCCCTCGTCGCCGGTACCGGTGTCGTCTTCGCGATGAAGCGCCGCAAGGGCGACGCGGTCGCGTAACGCACCGCCGTTACAGGCAGCCGTAAAGGCGAGAGAGGCGCTGCACTCGGAGGGGGGTGCAGCGCCTCTCGTCTGTTCAAGGGCGGTCAGGAGGACTTCGGCGGGACCGCCGGCATCCCCAGGAACGGCAGGTTCAGCGCCCCGAAGGCGTCCGCCGGGACGACGG is a window encoding:
- a CDS encoding LPXTG cell wall anchor domain-containing protein; protein product: MAVAAATAVIAPAAFLAAPAAYATDGTTSTTSTAGSTGDTETPTTEDDAAKTETPSAEDDANNAETPATEEDKAKDDATEEDTSKDDSTKDDATEEETSKDDATEDENVDEEPGGDEEFLPYCEEVDENFEEKALDVQISGLPGKIVAGSAPEEFNLTITNRSEADLKQVAFYAEVENYEYEDEDKFLSKYVDLEFKLPGTNEWIGIGDEEWAGDYFWGVETMKSQDFVKIDLRLAIDKNAPAGDSYSFGSGGYLGDVKGQECIAENAGQVVDFVVLKPGSSNEDPGEAKPGDQKPGDKGPDIKPQGDIKEIPVTGSLAETGSSSVLPAIGIAGGVALVAGTGVVFAMKRRKGDAVA